In Octopus bimaculoides isolate UCB-OBI-ISO-001 chromosome 5, ASM119413v2, whole genome shotgun sequence, a genomic segment contains:
- the LOC106868353 gene encoding uncharacterized protein LOC106868353 produces the protein MLLMKIFIFLIVVYFNEAEDCVKLNVTINNTMTTMQYIVFGEFNYTTAEKKCLKCNGHLFHVYTKEKMMRLRGHIDVSKKYWIGYERRTEPVWTYPEYGYYPKVLNYTNLTSDNPDEKTRKCIEFDFQVKWEEPLAKCYILCEIETKLFLYKVTAHPNLICNKIYCYEKVQIGYSTQRLVSCNDKSKSLEVESGAEYQFLKENMEGFSYIAANTKTNTPICKRNVIYEMKYVVTTEAIQDITIQETSETAKTITTTSLTTKTDESTYSSATTSQVSTALPSDAEDQNHYTSAMTRKFELNNVQEKKSVVVRSRIECAAFALREKSTSIIYNKDSKICTIYDESSSNNIQCQNNKWCYSFI, from the exons ATGTTActtatgaaaatattcatttttttaattgtgGTTTATTTCAACGAAGCCGAAG aTTGTGTAAAGTTAAATGTAACGATTAACAATACCATGACTACAATGCAGTATATTGTGTTCGGTGAATTTAATTATACGACGGCTGAAAAGAagtgtctgaaatgtaatggacaCCTTTTCCATGTTTATACTAAAGAGAAGATGATGCGTTTAAGAGGTCATATCG ATGTTAGTAAGAAGTATTGGATTGGTTATGAACGAAGGACTGAACCCGTCTGGACCTACCCTGAATACGGTTATTATCCGAAGGTCTTGAATTACACTAATTTAACTAGTGATAATCCAGATGAGAAGACACGCAAATGTATTGAGTTTGATTTTCAAGTAAAGTGGGAAGAACCTTTAGCGAAGTGCTATATACTCTGTGAAATAGAAACGAAGTTGTTTCTATACAAAG TTACAGCCCACCCAAAtttaatatgtaataaaatatattgttacgAGAAAGTGCAAATTGGTTATTCCACTCAACGGTTGGTATCTTGTAACGACAAATCTAAATCCCTTGAAGTCGAATCTGGTGCAGAATACCAGTTTCTCAAAGAAAATATGGAAG GTTTCAGTTACATAGCTGCGAATACAAAGACTAACACCCCAATCTGTAAGAGGAATGtcatatatgaaatgaaatacgtTGTGACCACTGAAGCAATACAAGACATAACGATACAAGAAACGAGCGAAACAGCCAAGACCATTACCACCACAAGTTTAACTACTAAAACCGACGAGTCCACCTATAGTTCAGCTACAACAAGTCAAGTATCAACTGCTCTTCCATCCGACGCTGAAG atcAGAATCACTATACTTCAGCAATGACAAGAAAATTTGAATTAAACAATGTACAAGAGAAGAAATCAGTGGTTGTTAGAAGTAGAATAGAATGTGCTGCATTTGCTCTCCGTGAAAAATCAACTTCAATCATATACAACAAAGATAGTAAAATATGTACCATCTACGATGAAAGCAGTAGTAACAATATTCAATGTCAGAATAATAAGTGGTGTTACTCTTTCATTTAA